Proteins from a genomic interval of Dermacentor variabilis isolate Ectoservices chromosome 8, ASM5094787v1, whole genome shotgun sequence:
- the LOC142591208 gene encoding uncharacterized protein LOC142591208 isoform X1 — protein MKTYLVACLLSAVSLGNAGEDTLAAKTTGSLTGQLRGGVEGVGPRGGPGVTFSIGGSIRGSIGGHGPGIGSTAASSSSSAPGVYGNYPPPTGVGAGFYGMPYGGGYYPQYGPYAQYGPYRQPGPYGQYPPYGYYDEYPRYSAYRGAHSNFRGWKNRDQ, from the exons ATGAAAACTTACCTTGTCGCCTGCCTTTTGTCCGCAG TTAGCCTTGGAAATGCCGGAGAGGACACGCTCGCCGCAAAAACTACGGGAAGTCTGACAGGGCAGCTACGAGGTGGAGTCGAAGGCGTCGGCCCCCGCGGAGGTCCGGGTGTCACATTCTCCATTGGTGGGAGTATCCGCGGTAGCATTGGCGGCCACG GACCAGGCATTGGCAGCACAGCGGCATCAAGCAGCAGTTCTGCACCTGGCGTATACGGAAACTATCCACCGCCCACCGGTGTCGGGGCAGGCTTTTATGGAATGCCTTACGGTGGCGGATACTACCCACAGTACGGCCCGTATGCTCAGTATGGTCCGTACCGACAGCCCGGCCCCTACGGTCAGTATCCTCCGTACGGCTACTACGACGAGTATCCTCGGTATTCCGCCTATCGCGGAGCGCACAGTAATTTCCGTGGCTGGAAAAACCGTGACCAGTAA
- the LOC142591208 gene encoding uncharacterized protein LOC142591208 isoform X2, whose protein sequence is MKTYLVACLLSAVSLGNAGEDTLAAKTTGSLTGQLRGGVEGVGPRGGPGIGSTAASSSSSAPGVYGNYPPPTGVGAGFYGMPYGGGYYPQYGPYAQYGPYRQPGPYGQYPPYGYYDEYPRYSAYRGAHSNFRGWKNRDQ, encoded by the exons ATGAAAACTTACCTTGTCGCCTGCCTTTTGTCCGCAG TTAGCCTTGGAAATGCCGGAGAGGACACGCTCGCCGCAAAAACTACGGGAAGTCTGACAGGGCAGCTACGAGGTGGAGTCGAAGGCGTCGGCCCCCGCGGAG GACCAGGCATTGGCAGCACAGCGGCATCAAGCAGCAGTTCTGCACCTGGCGTATACGGAAACTATCCACCGCCCACCGGTGTCGGGGCAGGCTTTTATGGAATGCCTTACGGTGGCGGATACTACCCACAGTACGGCCCGTATGCTCAGTATGGTCCGTACCGACAGCCCGGCCCCTACGGTCAGTATCCTCCGTACGGCTACTACGACGAGTATCCTCGGTATTCCGCCTATCGCGGAGCGCACAGTAATTTCCGTGGCTGGAAAAACCGTGACCAGTAA